The Arvicanthis niloticus isolate mArvNil1 chromosome 2, mArvNil1.pat.X, whole genome shotgun sequence genome includes a window with the following:
- the Id1 gene encoding DNA-binding protein inhibitor ID-1 isoform X2, with translation MKVASGSAAAAAGPSCSLKAGRTAGEVVLGLSEQSVAISRCAGTRLPALLDEQQVNVLLYDMNGCYSRLKELVPTLPQNRKVSKVEILQHVIDYIRDLQLELNSESEVGTAGGRGLPVRAPLSTLNGEISALAAEAACVPADDRILCR, from the exons ATGAAGGTCGCCAGTGGCAGTGCCGCAGCCGCTGCAGGCCCCAGCTGTTCGCTGAAGGCGGGCAGGACTGCGGGCGAGGTGGTGCTTGGTCTGTCGGAGCAAAGCGTGGCCATCTCGCGCTGCGCTGGGACGCGCCTGCCTGCCCTGCTGGACGAACAGCAGGTGAACGTCCTGCTCTACGACATGAACGGCTGCTACTCACGCCTTAAGGAGCTGGTGCCCACCCTGCCTCAGAACCGCAAAGTGAGCAAGGTGGAGATCCTGCAACATGTTATCGACTACATCAGGGACCTGCAGCTGGAACTGAACTCGGAGTCTGAAGTCGGGACCGCCGGAGGCCGGGGACTGCCTGTCCGCGCCCCGCTCAGCACCCTGAACGGCGAGATCAGTGCCTTGGCCGCCGAG GCGGCATGTGTTCCAGCGGACGATCGCATCTTGTGTCGCTGA
- the Id1 gene encoding DNA-binding protein inhibitor ID-1 isoform X1: MKVASGSAAAAAGPSCSLKAGRTAGEVVLGLSEQSVAISRCAGTRLPALLDEQQVNVLLYDMNGCYSRLKELVPTLPQNRKVSKVEILQHVIDYIRDLQLELNSESEVGTAGGRGLPVRAPLSTLNGEISALAAEVRRHVFQRTIASCVAEAAR; encoded by the exons ATGAAGGTCGCCAGTGGCAGTGCCGCAGCCGCTGCAGGCCCCAGCTGTTCGCTGAAGGCGGGCAGGACTGCGGGCGAGGTGGTGCTTGGTCTGTCGGAGCAAAGCGTGGCCATCTCGCGCTGCGCTGGGACGCGCCTGCCTGCCCTGCTGGACGAACAGCAGGTGAACGTCCTGCTCTACGACATGAACGGCTGCTACTCACGCCTTAAGGAGCTGGTGCCCACCCTGCCTCAGAACCGCAAAGTGAGCAAGGTGGAGATCCTGCAACATGTTATCGACTACATCAGGGACCTGCAGCTGGAACTGAACTCGGAGTCTGAAGTCGGGACCGCCGGAGGCCGGGGACTGCCTGTCCGCGCCCCGCTCAGCACCCTGAACGGCGAGATCAGTGCCTTGGCCGCCGAGGTGAG GCGGCATGTGTTCCAGCGGACGATCGCATCTTGTGTCGCTGAGGCAGCGCGCTGA
- the Cox4i2 gene encoding cytochrome c oxidase subunit 4 isoform 2, mitochondrial isoform X1, with the protein MMFSRAARSLVMRTGGLRTRGTHSPGGAAGSQRRMTPYVDCYAQRSYPMPDEPFCTELSEEQRALKEKEKGSWTQLSQAEKVALYRLQFHETFAEMNHRSNEWKTVMGCVFFFIGFTALVIWWQRVYVFPKKVVTLTEERKAQQLQRLLDMKSNPIQGLAAHWDYEKKEWKK; encoded by the exons ATG ATGTTTTCCAGAGCTGCCCGGAGCCTGGTAATGAGGACAGGAGGACTCAGGACTCGAGGGACACACAGCCCAGGAGGTGCTG CTGGCAGCCAGCGGAGGATGACTCCCTACGTTGACTGCTATGCCCAGCGCTCATATCCCATGCCGGATGAACCCTTCTGCACAGAGCTCAGTGAGGAGCAGCGGGCcctgaaggagaaagagaagggcagCTGGACCCAACTGAGCCAAGCAGAGAAGGTGGCCT TGTACCGGCTCCAGTTCCATGAAACCTTCGCAGAGATGAACCATCGCTCCAACGAATGGAAGACGGTGATGGGCTGCGTCTTCTTTTTCATCGGATTCACGGCTCTGGTGATTTGGTGGCAGCGGGTCTATG TGTTCCCTAAGAAGGTTGTCACCCTGACAGAAGAACGGAAAGCCCAGCAGCTCCAGCGCCTCCTCGACATGAAGAGCAACCCCATACAGGGCCTGGCTGCCCACTGGGATTATGAGAAGAAAGAGTGGAAAAAGTGA
- the Cox4i2 gene encoding cytochrome c oxidase subunit 4 isoform 2, mitochondrial isoform X2 encodes MFSRAARSLVMRTGGLRTRGTHSPGGAAGSQRRMTPYVDCYAQRSYPMPDEPFCTELSEEQRALKEKEKGSWTQLSQAEKVALYRLQFHETFAEMNHRSNEWKTVMGCVFFFIGFTALVIWWQRVYVFPKKVVTLTEERKAQQLQRLLDMKSNPIQGLAAHWDYEKKEWKK; translated from the exons ATGTTTTCCAGAGCTGCCCGGAGCCTGGTAATGAGGACAGGAGGACTCAGGACTCGAGGGACACACAGCCCAGGAGGTGCTG CTGGCAGCCAGCGGAGGATGACTCCCTACGTTGACTGCTATGCCCAGCGCTCATATCCCATGCCGGATGAACCCTTCTGCACAGAGCTCAGTGAGGAGCAGCGGGCcctgaaggagaaagagaagggcagCTGGACCCAACTGAGCCAAGCAGAGAAGGTGGCCT TGTACCGGCTCCAGTTCCATGAAACCTTCGCAGAGATGAACCATCGCTCCAACGAATGGAAGACGGTGATGGGCTGCGTCTTCTTTTTCATCGGATTCACGGCTCTGGTGATTTGGTGGCAGCGGGTCTATG TGTTCCCTAAGAAGGTTGTCACCCTGACAGAAGAACGGAAAGCCCAGCAGCTCCAGCGCCTCCTCGACATGAAGAGCAACCCCATACAGGGCCTGGCTGCCCACTGGGATTATGAGAAGAAAGAGTGGAAAAAGTGA